Below is a genomic region from Biomphalaria glabrata chromosome 3, xgBioGlab47.1, whole genome shotgun sequence.
GCACACGCTAACATTTGGGGGTGACTGGATTATCTGCCCCTGGCCAGCCAGATGCATCAAAAAAATGGATACAGTTACATTAATATACAAATAAGCTCTCCACACAcaccagtttttcttgaaatGTTTATTCTAAGTCAATAAGAAGcctgacattttgttttgaaataaatgctTCATTATTAATGTACATGTCAACAATTCAGAATTTTGATCTGCAAATTGGCATACAAGGATGGAACCTGATGGGTAATTGCGACACATCTGAATGCatataaaatgattaattaatgaCATCAAGTTTATTGGACAGATGTAGAATACAAAATGAAGCAAACATCTATTACTTATCACATCTGAAAGAACTGTCTTTGAAGactaattttttaacaaaaaggcTCTTAATACTCAATTCTTTCAAGACAACCCAGCCCTCTAAAACCTTAGCATCACAAGCGAAATGTATCACATTAGTAGAGTCTCCTGTTTGTGTATGACATTCATGACAGATGacacttttgtttgtttcaaggcAACAGTGAAGATGCTCGTGTAGATGTGAGTGTGGACTGATGGCCAATGGCAAATATCCCCGTACACCATGACATAGGAAAGACTTCGGGCTGTGACAAAATCCAGATCTCGtggcttaatttaataatggGTTGGCTAGTTACAACAATGTCTGATGTTGATTTATGAGGAGTCAAAAACAAATAGAGAATAAAACTTGGTGATGGTACTAGCTATACAAAGCTCAAGGTTCTAAGTCTTGTTCATGTTTTAGGAAGGGAAgtgcaacaaaaacaaaaagtgaaaataCCCCCCCAAAATATAATTGAACACAAATTTCATactcttaataattaaaaaattacacaaaaaaaaattgaaatttttcTTTCCCTAGGAAATAGGAGTTAATTTGTGATTGGTAatataatggaaaaaaaaaaaaaaaagaaagaagaaaaaaaaaactgtcaatgAAAGAAAGGTGTATTTGTTTGAATATAATCCTAACAATACCCGTCCTTTCTGTTAAGAGAAATGTGTAATCAGGTTCATTCATCTCCCTGGTTcaacagaaacaaaagaaaaaaaaaaaacaatgaaagtgAACAAGACCACCACTAGAATATAACAACGGTAAAATAACAAACCCCTGCACACCAAACTACTCACAGATGGCTGTACAATTCTATACACCTTCAGGTTAAGATAAGCATTGAGTTCTGAGCCCTTTCTGGCTAATAATAATGTGCCACCACTGActacaataaaaacataatgacACAGGGTAACAAGTAGATAAATAATAGAGACTAAACAGCATCTGTACAGACAGGTATATCATGACACATTCTCCTCTGTAGCACAACATACATCCTCTTGAAAAGAAAGAcatctttgtttaaatattgatatatgtttttgttttagtaatGTGAATGTAGGTTAATGACTGTATATGGAGAAAGGAAAGCAATGTGACAAAACTGTACAATGCTAAGACATTATTGAGCTAAAAATGGTGTGTAGACCATACATGAAGTGATTTTGTTTGGTTGTAGTATTTCATAAGAGTTGCACTGACTATATATGCAaccgttaattaaataatataatttaaaaacaaaacaaaaaaaaaagaatgggtgTATTCAGCCCCTACACAGGCTTAGGTATGAAATTAATATGGtcataaataatgttttatcaCATTCCTTTTTTCCTGTATATCAAACTAATGGCTGTCTTCCCAAAGTTGACAAGccgtctctctatatataaatatatagatatatagatagatataaatatatatctgatATTGCCACCTTGTGAGTTTTCAGTGTAATAGACATCACAGGAAAAAAATGCTATCCACTGATGAGTTGATGGTGAGATGATTGTGAATGACAGTTAATGATGGGATATGATAACATCATCACATAGAGTATGGCTTAGCTAATAACACATTTCTAATGCATAGTacgaacaaaaataaataaataaatatagacagaGCCAAAATTTTGTCACAATGCTTTCCATCATTACAATAATGTAGAATGTAGTATCACAAAACGTTACTTTAGAAGTTTGAAACAGTGGAAGGTTTGATTACACCCTTATCTTCTATTCGTTAGACATGCAAACAAATGTATAGTGTTAGGACTTTTtcaagcccttttttttttttacataatcaAGTTCTAATTTGGAGAAAAGGGTGATTATGATCTACATTTTTGATAGCAGCGAAGGCAGTTACTACTGGCCAGCCACAGAATACTAAGCACTTGATCACAgcacataacaaaaaaaaaaaaaatatctcagtGGATCTCCAATTTAGTACTAGTACACTGTGGCACTGTTTGacttaagtttttttaaaaaatatatataatacaataaaattattCACAGCCcttatatttttttcagtggACCAGTACCATATAAAAACCAACGCTCTAACTGATGTGATTTCAAtaaagccgaaaaaaaaaaatgtatgtggaTGAGTAAGAATGAGAatgataagaaaaacaaaacatttaggaTGCGTCTTAGTTTAAAAATCCATACAACTAATCAATACAAGGAAACCAACAAAGAGAGTCTATGTTAAAAGGACTCAGAATATTGAATTCTAACAGCAAGAATTAGAAGACGATTAAAAGAACTCTGCACTAAGGGATAATGAAggaccaaaataaaaatgaccaaccagaaaataaataaatgaaaaaaaaaaatgtgtctcaAATGAAACGAggataaaataatttaacatgtaaataaagaaaaaaaaatttagattatCACTTTTCTGAAAAATTTTTCATGttaaaatgaatacatttgTAGTAATCATTTCTTGACTCTCAGATGTGATGTAGAGCCTTATCGAGCAGTTGCTTGTCTAGCTCTCTTGTACTCCTCCTGCTGGATACGCTGTTGGATCATGTACTGTGCCCTTGTTATATTGCTGACTGTACCAGAGATACACACAATACGATTGTGTGTCCCTGGAGCATACACGCCCTTCTTAGAGATCTGTATATTAGTACCAGTGTACTGCTGTATCTCCACAATACCTTTTCCACCAGGACCAAGGATGGCTCCAACTATATTTTCAGGTACTTCCATTTCTTGTTTAGTTGAGGTCTTGTCATCTGTAGGGCTATAcatgccagtgcccagaccaaAAGAGTTCTGGTTCACATTGACTGTGACAGTACCTGTTGACCTATCCTGAGGAGGGTAGGCAACGGCACTTGCTGAAGCAGCATATCCAGGTGTCTGGGTAAAGGTATCGAGCATGGGGCTGGAGCCATATCTATCTGGGGCTCCTGCCATACTCGGTGAGGAGCTGCCAAAAAGACTAGTGGATTGCTGCTGACCTGTAGTGGTACTGCCCACAGGTCCAAACATGCTTGAGGCTTGTGATGTAGTTGCACCAAAGGAAGTGTTGCCTCCGGACGTGCCAGCCATCTGCATTCCTTGCATGTTGGCTAAGCTAGAGGCTGTCATGTTAGCCCCCATTTGATTCACGCCTCCTATTCCCATTCCTAGTATTCCATAGTTAGCTAATGTGTTCATAGCTGTACTGATCTCATCTGTTGCTTGTTCTGTATAGCCAGAACTTCTCAatgtcatttttaaattttctagaGCTTGAGCAGCCATGGGCCCACCTAGACCCATAGCAGCAGCACTTAAGGTCATATTAAGTCCTGCAAGTCCCATTCCATTGTATGAATTATTACCATTGGAACCGAAATTGAAGCCTTGTGTAGGATATGCTGCAGTAGTATTATTCATCATTTCTGTGGTGCGTGTTTGATATGGGGTGTTAGCAAAGGGTGATCCTGTGGGATTGGCTGATGCTACTGGCCCTGTGTAATCAGCATAACTTATATTTGGACAACTACTGCTTTGAGGATCTTCAACAATTTTTTGCAGAATCAAATCCATGGCTTTCATATTGGCATCAAGTTCACctgggaacaaaaaaaaaataagtattagTACTCAACTTGTGCTGCTCTTAAGAATGGatataaaaacacaaattaattactttttacaAAAAGTGCCATAAAGAGCTAACATTGCAggcaaaaaaaatgaaatttaacccTAATCTAGTGTTAATTTTTAGCAATCGTATACTCCACATGCTCATTGTATTCTATTTAATAATACTGAGACTCATTAAGAAAAACATCTATACAGTTAAGATGAATCATTAAACAATTTAAGGCGggaaaaataattagttattagtgttacatttattatttcttggaagtaaaaaaaatcataagacAATTGTGCAGATCTAATATGAACAGGGgtgccactttttttttgtttcaagaaaAGTTTCTTTTAATGAACCTGAAATGTTACAAGCACTGCCATTTAGCCTGTGCTGGATAAAATGTTCTAAATTCAAAATTGGACAAGAAATGAGGGAAGAGTAATAATTCCAATGTTTAGCTGGCATATACACAGATTGAATATATACACTGTtgtaacaattttttgtttgatatgtatGTTTAATAAGGGAACACTTTTACTCTTGTACTGACCAGTGCAAGATCAATGCAAGACTGGACTTCACTGCCATCTGTGAGTTCATAGTAAATAaagttgttttcattttcaacCACAAAGGAGAAACTTATCaatcaaataaatgttttaaaaaaaaatatttacctcttaaaaagtgatttttaaaaaaagttaatttgaaTCACTACCAATTTAGACAATCTATACAGTATATTTGAGTCTTTATACCCGATAAAGCTTAAGTTGTAGGTGCgactaatataaataaaattattgaggGTTTTTGTAATCCATTGAGGTGCAGATGTCAAGCTTTATGAATTATAAAACTAGCTTGAAGTTATGCCTGATGAGACTTAGAACAACTGCAAGAGTTCCTAAGTCAAAGCAGGTGATTAGCTATTAGAACAACTGCAAGAGTTCCTAAGTCAAAGCAGGTGATTAGCTATTAGAACAACTGCAAGAGTTCCTAAGTCAAAGCAGGTGATTAGCTATTAGAACAACTGCAAGAGTTCCTAAGTCAAAGCAGGTGATTAGCTGTTTCTCTTTGACCcataaaaaagatatttttatttatgtggcATTTAATAATGGCAATGCTTTCAATATTCCTGTGAAGCATCCTACTTTAAAAtcattctttaattttttttccattatatTAATAGTGCTATTCGCCAATTGACCAAGAAATATTGAATGAAGGCTATTGATTTGATAATAACTCAAAAATAATTCTATAGAGTAGATGCTTTGGGTTCTAGAACTTGAccagatttttaaaagtttgcaatTGTATAATCAATTTCCAAGAAATGTGTGCACTTTGACTGAAAGACAATGAATCTACAATGTTTGCAACAAAGATCTGCCAGATATAGCGTTACAATTCAGAAAGTATATTTTTGAAAACATAATTTTGAAGTACACCagtgttatgaaaattatattctgtatcggttgtcgttcttatgtttacatgtgcttgtaactcgttcGTAAGAATGTGTttacgaaatgtgtgttgtgtagtcattcagtgtattaaagccatactaaggggacatggttttcgactcTGTTATCTTTATGTACATAACAAtttaatataagtattaaatacatatatttaatacaagtttaattttgtatatttgttaagaattgtttaaaaaatctaagccCTTAAATCACAAATTTCAGAAGTGGCACCCCagttaataaatgaaatattaacagGATGTACAATAACAGGATGTAATGTCATTTAATTCAGACTTAATGCATGTATTCCATTTATTTATGCAAGATTTTGTGAGCTagtaattttacattttatgtttCCAGCAGAATATTGTGCGTTTTTCTCAATCTGAATGCAAGCAAAGCTTTGCATATTTAACATAACTGATAAGTTTTCCCATTTACAATGTTGTTTAAAGGGTCAAGCtattattatttgaaattgATGATACTTTCTTAAAGAAATCAAAATGTATTGATGCAACACTCTTGCAACTAGCAAATTGCAAAACACAAAGGTCAACTGGTAGTGGAACTGCCTCAAGTTTACTTTAATGTCAGCACTGTTTGAATACTTTAAAGAGGGCTTTTGGAACTGAAAGTATCCTGGAGGAGCCAAGAGTTCAACAAAGAATGCTCAGGTGACAGTTCACCCTTGAGAAAGCCCCTATGCTATACGAAAGCACTGTTACTTAGAACAAGACTGAGCTTATTTCATTTTGCAGGTAACCCAACTAACCAAACTACTGATATCCACTGTTGGAGCATAAGATTAAAACAAATGCCTTAAAAGCTTAACAAGACCATAAAGGTTTGCAGCAAAAAGCTG
It encodes:
- the LOC106057230 gene encoding RNA-binding protein Pasilla-like isoform X1, encoding MSYDGTNGTEMDTSDSRKRPLDGETDNGVTKRSNQGGVLHYGNTSSSTWQTNSEVMQVTSEGDASVSDTGRDNIHLKILVPSVAAGAIIGKGGETIAQIQKEAGARVKMSKANDFYPGTTERICLIMGAPDAVRQVNNFIMEKIREKPESNPTTPTKPDDAKNNFERHRQVIEVKILIPNSTAGMIIGKGGNYIKQIKEESGAYVQISQKSKETNLPERCVTVAGELDANMKAMDLILQKIVEDPQSSSCPNISYADYTGPVASANPTGSPFANTPYQTRTTEMMNNTTAAYPTQGFNFGSNGNNSYNGMGLAGLNMTLSAAAMGLGGPMAAQALENLKMTLRSSGYTEQATDEISTAMNTLANYGILGMGIGGVNQMGANMTASSLANMQGMQMAGTSGGNTSFGATTSQASSMFGPVGSTTTGQQQSTSLFGSSSPSMAGAPDRYGSSPMLDTFTQTPGYAASASAVAYPPQDRSTGTVTVNVNQNSFGLGTGMYSPTDDKTSTKQEMEVPENIVGAILGPGGKGIVEIQQYTGTNIQISKKGVYAPGTHNRIVCISGTVSNITRAQYMIQQRIQQEEYKRARQATAR
- the LOC106057230 gene encoding RNA-binding protein Pasilla-like isoform X3, whose amino-acid sequence is MSELEARVFQVLHYGNTSSSTWQTNSEVMQVTSEGDASVSDTGRDNIHLKILVPSVAAGAIIGKGGETIAQIQKEAGARVKMSKANDFYPGTTERICLIMGAPDAVRQVNNFIMEKIREKPESNPTTPTKPDDAKNNFERHRQVIEVKILIPNSTAGMIIGKGGNYIKQIKEESGAYVQISQKSKETNLPERCVTVAGELDANMKAMDLILQKIVEDPQSSSCPNISYADYTGPVASANPTGSPFANTPYQTRTTEMMNNTTAAYPTQGFNFGSNGNNSYNGMGLAGLNMTLSAAAMGLGGPMAAQALENLKMTLRSSGYTEQATDEISTAMNTLANYGILGMGIGGVNQMGANMTASSLANMQGMQMAGTSGGNTSFGATTSQASSMFGPVGSTTTGQQQSTSLFGSSSPSMAGAPDRYGSSPMLDTFTQTPGYAASASAVAYPPQDRSTGTVTVNVNQNSFGLGTGMYSPTDDKTSTKQEMEVPENIVGAILGPGGKGIVEIQQYTGTNIQISKKGVYAPGTHNRIVCISGTVSNITRAQYMIQQRIQQEEYKRARQATAR
- the LOC106057230 gene encoding RNA-binding protein Pasilla-like isoform X2, whose amino-acid sequence is MSYDGTNGTEMDTSDSRKRPLDGETDNGVTKRSNQGGVLHYGNTSSSTWQTNSEVMQVTSEGDASVSDTGRDNIHLKILVPSVAAGAIIGKGGETIAQIQKEAGARVKMSKANDFYPGTTERICLIMGAPDAVRQVNNFIMEKIREKPESNPTTPTKPDDAKNNFERHRQVKILIPNSTAGMIIGKGGNYIKQIKEESGAYVQISQKSKETNLPERCVTVAGELDANMKAMDLILQKIVEDPQSSSCPNISYADYTGPVASANPTGSPFANTPYQTRTTEMMNNTTAAYPTQGFNFGSNGNNSYNGMGLAGLNMTLSAAAMGLGGPMAAQALENLKMTLRSSGYTEQATDEISTAMNTLANYGILGMGIGGVNQMGANMTASSLANMQGMQMAGTSGGNTSFGATTSQASSMFGPVGSTTTGQQQSTSLFGSSSPSMAGAPDRYGSSPMLDTFTQTPGYAASASAVAYPPQDRSTGTVTVNVNQNSFGLGTGMYSPTDDKTSTKQEMEVPENIVGAILGPGGKGIVEIQQYTGTNIQISKKGVYAPGTHNRIVCISGTVSNITRAQYMIQQRIQQEEYKRARQATAR